TTCCCCTGGGCCAACTACCTGGAGACGGCCGGTCCGGACCAGGGCTTCGTGCTCGGCGTGATGCTGGTCTTCCTGTTCTTCGTGACCGTCACGCTGCCGTACGAATACAAGAAGGGTGTGCTGAAGTGGGTCTGAGCGACCAGGTAGAAGTCCCGAAGCCGCTGCGCTTCGTCCTCAACTGGGGACGCAAGTACTCGCTCTGGGTCTACAACTTCGGGCTGGCGTGCTGCGCGATCGAGTTCATCGCCGCATCCACCGCTCGTCACGACTTCATCCGCCTCGGGGTCATCCCGTTCGCCCACGCCCCCCGGCAGGCCGACGTGATGATCGTCGCGGGCACGTTGACCGACAAGATGGCCCCGGCCGTCAAGCGGCTCTACGACCAGATGCCCGAGCCGAAGTACGTCATCAGCTTCGGGTCCTGCTCCAACTGCGGTGGCCCCTACTGGGACAGCTACTCCGTCACCAAGGGCGTCGACCAGATCATCCCCGTCGACGTGTACGTCCCCGGATGCCCCCCGCGCCCGGAGGCCCTGCTGGAGGGGATCGTCCACCTGCAGGAGCTGATCGGCAACGAGTCCCTGAAGGACCGCTACGCCGAGCGCGACGCCCGCCAGCCGATCGTCGTCGGCGGTGGCGACCCCACCCGTCACCCGCTGTCGGACCCGATGTAGGCCCGCTGACCACATGACTCCCAACGCACTGGCGGATCGTTTCCGCGACGAGCTCGGCGAACGCGTGCTCGCTGCCGACGTCGCCCACGACCAGCTGACGGTCACCGTCGACCCCGAGGCCTACCCACAGGTCGCCCGGTTCTGCAAGCAGACCCTGGGCATGACCTTCTTCGACTTCCTCGGTGGGGTCGACGAACGCGAGGACGGCTTCAGCGTCGTGGTGCGCGTCTACAACCACATCACCCGCGACGGCGTGCTGCTGAAGACCATGGTCCCCGGCGGCCGTGACGAGCCCCGCGTGGCCACCCTCACCGACGTGTGGCGCGGTGCCGACTGGCACGAGCGCGAGGCCTACGACATGTTCGGCATCGTGTTCGAGGGCCACCCCGGCCTGCTGCCCCGCATCCTGACGGTGGAGAACTTCGAGGGCTGGCCCCTCCGCAAGGAGTTCCTGCTGACCTCCCGGGAGGTCAAGCCGTGGCCGGGCGCCAAGGAACCGGGCGGCGACGACGACGACGCCGACGCCAAGCCGAAGGCCGCCGCCCCCGCCCCCGGTGCCGACCCGGGCGACCGTGCTGCTGCCGCCAAGGCCAAGGCCGAGCGCGCCAAGGCCAAGGCCGCGGAGGCGCGGAAGCGGAAGGCCGAGCAGAAGGCTGCCGAGCAGGCCGGGGCAGCCCCCGCCGCCGACGCCGGCGAGCCCGAGGGGGCAGCGGAGATCGCCGACACCCCGGAGGCCAAGGACGCGGCCGCTGG
This genomic window from Euzebya rosea contains:
- a CDS encoding NADH-quinone oxidoreductase subunit C; translation: MTPNALADRFRDELGERVLAADVAHDQLTVTVDPEAYPQVARFCKQTLGMTFFDFLGGVDEREDGFSVVVRVYNHITRDGVLLKTMVPGGRDEPRVATLTDVWRGADWHEREAYDMFGIVFEGHPGLLPRILTVENFEGWPLRKEFLLTSREVKPWPGAKEPGGDDDDADAKPKAAAPAPGADPGDRAAAAKAKAERAKAKAAEARKRKAEQKAAEQAGAAPAADAGEPEGAAEIADTPEAKDAAAGAVDGDTATPAPGDAPGADEPVIEPEREAEVAEGGPAQDSGTPGVEAEGVHDLEDSSARPSVHDDENPDEKGSTDE
- a CDS encoding NuoB/complex I 20 kDa subunit family protein, with translation MQEGCAEVGLSDQVEVPKPLRFVLNWGRKYSLWVYNFGLACCAIEFIAASTARHDFIRLGVIPFAHAPRQADVMIVAGTLTDKMAPAVKRLYDQMPEPKYVISFGSCSNCGGPYWDSYSVTKGVDQIIPVDVYVPGCPPRPEALLEGIVHLQELIGNESLKDRYAERDARQPIVVGGGDPTRHPLSDPM